From the genome of Ectobacillus sp. JY-23, one region includes:
- a CDS encoding amidohydrolase family protein → MNQDSKNFSRRKFLGNACKIGGVSAILGVTDAMGLLMPEVASADAGEKNANHNIKKPGRNSSYMLLNVRLESGYIYENGYVVATKTVLRNIRIDKGVITKILDTKASYDRQLDRYDAKGMLLLPSFKDMHIHMDKTFYGGPWRAATRRSNIFDIIEAEKTLLLELLPTVQERAEKLIELVLGYGTTYVRSHCNIDPVVGLKNLERLKLALANYSDKISHEIVAFPQHGLLLSNAEGLLREAMQMGATHVGGLDPTAVDGNMDKSLNTMVQIAVDYKAGIDIHLHERGEVGLQAVRRLADLTEEAGLQGKVTISHAFSLASLTEGADVEMANRLASLGISIASSVPIGKNVMPLPLLQKQKVDVMLGTDSITDPWSPHGIGDILEKAHRAAELYGWTYEYELSRALSFATGGITPLDEYGKQVWPKVGDAATAILVPASCSAEAVARLPKREAVLHKGVLSSGSLDKARS, encoded by the coding sequence ATGAATCAGGACAGTAAAAATTTTTCTCGCAGAAAATTTCTGGGCAATGCTTGTAAAATCGGAGGCGTTTCCGCCATCCTTGGCGTCACGGATGCGATGGGGTTATTGATGCCGGAGGTCGCCAGCGCAGATGCGGGGGAGAAGAATGCTAATCACAACATAAAAAAGCCGGGAAGAAACAGCTCATACATGCTGTTGAATGTTCGATTGGAAAGTGGCTATATATATGAAAACGGATATGTTGTCGCAACGAAAACAGTATTGCGCAACATTCGGATTGATAAAGGTGTGATTACAAAAATATTAGACACGAAAGCTTCTTATGATAGGCAACTAGATCGCTATGACGCGAAAGGAATGCTACTGCTGCCTTCTTTTAAGGATATGCATATCCATATGGATAAAACATTTTACGGCGGTCCTTGGCGAGCGGCAACACGCAGATCGAATATTTTTGATATTATTGAGGCCGAGAAAACGCTATTGTTGGAGCTGTTGCCGACGGTTCAGGAGCGTGCTGAAAAACTAATTGAACTTGTGCTTGGATACGGTACAACGTATGTGAGAAGCCATTGTAACATCGATCCGGTTGTCGGATTGAAAAACCTGGAGAGACTGAAGCTTGCCTTGGCCAACTATTCGGATAAAATCTCCCATGAAATAGTGGCTTTTCCGCAGCACGGTCTTCTTCTTTCGAATGCAGAAGGACTGTTGCGTGAAGCGATGCAAATGGGGGCCACGCATGTCGGTGGATTGGATCCGACCGCAGTTGATGGAAATATGGACAAGTCCTTAAACACGATGGTTCAAATTGCTGTGGACTACAAGGCAGGAATTGATATTCACCTTCATGAACGCGGAGAAGTCGGCCTACAAGCGGTTCGCCGATTAGCCGATCTGACGGAAGAAGCGGGCTTACAAGGGAAAGTGACGATTAGTCATGCGTTTTCGCTTGCGTCACTGACCGAAGGAGCGGATGTTGAAATGGCGAACCGCCTTGCGTCACTTGGCATTTCAATCGCATCAAGTGTTCCTATCGGCAAAAACGTCATGCCGCTTCCGCTTCTTCAGAAGCAAAAAGTAGATGTTATGCTGGGAACAGACAGTATCACTGATCCTTGGTCACCGCATGGAATCGGGGATATATTGGAAAAAGCGCACCGCGCCGCAGAGTTATACGGATGGACTTATGAGTACGAATTGTCTCGGGCACTTTCTTTTGCGACCGGCGGTATAACACCTTTAGACGAATACGGCAAGCAGGTCTGGCCGAAGGTGGGAGATGCCGCAACGGCGATACTCGTTCCGGCTAGCTGTTCGGCGGAAGCGGTGGCACGACTTCCTAAGCGTGAAGCTGTTCTGCATAAGGGCGTTTTATCTTCCGGCTCTCTTGATAAAGCAAGATCATAA
- a CDS encoding twin-arginine translocase TatA/TatE family subunit — protein MFQNIGIPGLLLVLILALIIFGPSKLPELGRAFGSTLREFKKSTRELIEDDKDTKSLVKEEKAVK, from the coding sequence ATGTTTCAAAATATCGGAATACCAGGATTGTTATTGGTTTTGATACTCGCTCTCATTATTTTTGGTCCGTCAAAGCTACCAGAGCTGGGAAGGGCGTTCGGCTCCACATTGAGAGAATTCAAAAAGTCTACCAGAGAGCTTATCGAAGATGACAAAGACACGAAAAGTCTGGTTAAGGAAGAAAAAGCGGTCAAATAA
- a CDS encoding VOC family protein yields MILGVNAYLVLNGNGQEAVKFYEYALDAKVESLQTFGQVPENPEYPIPAEAKERVLHAKLKIADTDLMISDTLPGQPYETGSQVNISVTTNNVEKSKEVFEKLQEGGYVIMPLQETFWSPSYGQLTDKFGIHWQVSTHVEQS; encoded by the coding sequence ATGATTCTAGGTGTTAACGCGTATTTGGTTTTGAACGGAAACGGACAAGAGGCAGTCAAATTTTATGAGTATGCATTGGATGCAAAAGTAGAAAGCTTACAGACGTTTGGGCAAGTGCCTGAAAATCCGGAATATCCAATTCCTGCTGAAGCAAAAGAACGTGTTTTGCATGCCAAACTGAAGATTGCCGATACAGACCTGATGATTTCCGATACGCTTCCCGGTCAGCCGTATGAAACCGGATCGCAAGTAAACATATCTGTCACGACAAACAATGTGGAGAAATCAAAAGAGGTATTCGAGAAGCTGCAGGAGGGCGGATACGTTATCATGCCACTTCAAGAAACGTTCTGGAGCCCTTCATATGGACAATTGACAGACAAATTCGGTATACATTGGCAGGTCTCCACACATGTGGAGCAATCCTAA
- the tatC gene encoding twin-arginine translocase subunit TatC: MKGQNMSTIQHLEELRKRIIFTLVVFLLFFVLAFIYVQDIYQAIVKDLPFKLALLGPGDILFVYLMIAVVVAIAATIPIAAHQIWLFVRPALTPKEQKVTLSYIPALFILFTLGIWFGYYLVFPVVLKFLVSLSEDMFTAVFTTEKYFRFLLHMTVPFGVLFELPVVITFLTSLGIINPYRLQKARKYAYFILIIISISITPPDLLSDILVTVPLLLLYEGSVYLSKFIYNRQQGHKNEEEMNVQ; the protein is encoded by the coding sequence TTGAAAGGTCAAAATATGAGCACGATTCAGCATCTTGAGGAGCTGCGTAAACGAATCATTTTCACTTTAGTTGTTTTTTTGCTGTTTTTCGTGCTGGCGTTTATATATGTCCAAGATATTTATCAAGCGATAGTCAAGGATTTACCATTCAAGCTGGCGCTGCTAGGGCCTGGTGATATTTTATTCGTTTATCTAATGATTGCCGTCGTCGTTGCAATTGCAGCCACTATACCAATCGCCGCACATCAAATTTGGCTGTTTGTACGTCCAGCGTTAACGCCGAAAGAACAAAAGGTCACGCTTTCTTACATTCCCGCGTTGTTTATTCTATTCACGTTAGGAATCTGGTTTGGTTACTATCTGGTATTTCCGGTTGTACTGAAATTCTTAGTTTCACTATCAGAGGATATGTTCACTGCCGTATTTACAACCGAGAAGTATTTTCGATTTTTGCTTCATATGACAGTACCTTTCGGGGTTCTGTTTGAGCTGCCTGTTGTCATCACGTTTTTAACAAGCCTAGGAATTATCAATCCATATCGCCTTCAAAAAGCGAGAAAGTATGCTTACTTCATATTAATCATCATCTCGATTTCCATTACGCCGCCAGATTTATTATCGGATATTTTGGTGACTGTACCGTTGTTACTTTTATATGAAGGAAGTGTCTACTTGTCTAAATTCATATATAACCGGCAACAAGGACATAAAAATGAAGAAGAGATGAATGTTCAGTAG
- a CDS encoding glycoside hydrolase family 30 beta sandwich domain-containing protein, which produces MSQIDVTLTAKDTEERLAKQAPLSFTTNASATTLDIEITDTETYQTIIGFGGAFTEAAAYTLSQMPTEKRQEVLKKYFDPNEGLGYTIGRVAIHSCDFALGNYTYVEENDVELKSFDIARDRQWVIPLIQDAMKVKGGTMPLLASPWSPPAWMKSNQEMNNGGQLLPAYRDAWATYYTKFIRAYREEGLDIWGITVQNEPAAVQVWDSCIYSAEEERDFVKNHLGPIMHEAGLADVKIIIWDHNRDLIVERASTVLEDPEAAKYVWGTGLHWYVSEEFDKVGEVHRRFPDKHLIFTEGCQEGGVKLGEWFTGERYARNMIGDLNNWVEGYLDWNLVLNEEGGPNHVGNLCDAPIIADTKTKELHYNSSYYYIGHFSKFIRPGAVRIKLTNHNEQLQSTAFRNEDGTIAIVVMNEGDQTVPFSMGFGQHVCETELPAHAIATYTFKM; this is translated from the coding sequence ATGTCACAGATTGATGTAACACTTACGGCTAAAGATACGGAAGAGCGTTTGGCGAAACAAGCGCCTCTTTCGTTTACTACAAATGCTTCGGCTACGACATTAGATATTGAGATTACTGATACAGAAACATATCAAACGATTATCGGCTTTGGCGGTGCTTTTACGGAAGCTGCCGCATATACACTTTCACAAATGCCAACAGAAAAAAGACAGGAAGTGTTGAAAAAGTATTTTGACCCCAATGAGGGCTTAGGTTATACCATTGGCCGTGTCGCAATTCATAGCTGTGATTTTGCGTTAGGAAATTACACATATGTGGAAGAGAACGATGTTGAATTAAAGAGCTTTGATATTGCAAGAGATCGACAATGGGTAATTCCTCTCATACAAGATGCCATGAAGGTAAAGGGTGGAACCATGCCTTTATTAGCATCTCCATGGAGCCCGCCTGCTTGGATGAAGTCGAATCAAGAGATGAACAATGGCGGCCAGCTTCTTCCGGCTTACCGAGATGCTTGGGCTACTTATTACACAAAGTTTATCAGGGCTTACCGTGAGGAAGGCTTAGATATTTGGGGAATTACTGTTCAAAACGAACCAGCCGCGGTACAAGTGTGGGATTCCTGCATTTATTCAGCAGAGGAAGAACGAGACTTTGTTAAAAATCATTTGGGTCCTATTATGCATGAAGCAGGCCTGGCGGATGTGAAGATTATTATTTGGGACCATAACCGAGATCTTATCGTTGAAAGAGCTTCGACAGTATTAGAAGACCCGGAAGCTGCCAAATATGTATGGGGCACGGGCTTGCATTGGTATGTGAGCGAGGAGTTTGATAAAGTAGGAGAGGTTCATCGTCGTTTTCCAGATAAGCACCTAATATTTACAGAAGGCTGCCAAGAAGGCGGCGTGAAGCTAGGCGAATGGTTTACCGGTGAACGCTATGCAAGAAACATGATTGGTGATTTAAATAACTGGGTAGAGGGGTATTTGGACTGGAACCTTGTGCTAAATGAGGAAGGTGGCCCAAATCACGTCGGAAACTTATGTGATGCGCCAATTATCGCGGATACAAAAACGAAAGAACTGCATTATAATAGCTCGTATTACTATATTGGTCACTTTAGTAAATTTATTCGACCAGGAGCCGTTCGCATCAAGCTGACAAATCATAATGAACAGTTACAGTCTACAGCCTTTCGAAATGAAGACGGGACTATCGCAATCGTGGTCATGAATGAAGGCGATCAGACTGTTCCTTTTTCAATGGGCTTTGGACAACATGTATGTGAAACAGAGCTTCCTGCGCATGCTATTGCAACGTACACGTTTAAAATGTAG
- a CDS encoding cellobiose phosphorylase, with translation MSVKQYSFDQQKRFVIENFDQANTFSSFLPGIAGVQGVPMWTFYVNRGQGICSFGVKDKHSPIMEFAPANIAYKTVATSGFRTFIKFKKDGAMYEPFRPVQDAPHIKRRMYIEANQVSIEEIHEEYGIRVFVQYFHMPEENFAGLVRKVAITNLNEEPLEVEVLDGLPEILPYGVTNEAYKEVGNLLRSWMEVYNLENHVPYYRVRASIGDEAEVSEVTSGHFYLSFTGEKALVSPIVDAALIFGSDTSLQHPEAFYTSDVKQLQQAKQITANKVPCGFTPVQKQIEAQETINICTIIGHVKSIDIIQSQVDRLVSLDFIEKKQQIALALVRELTNAIETTTSSELFDEYCRQSYLDNVLRGGYPYILENGKEGFVYHLFSRKHGDLERDYNFFTIAPEYYSQGNGNFRDANQNRRNDIYFSPQVGSFNAKMFMSLIQADGYNPLSVKGCSFEVRQEEKGGISALVEKHFQTHRDELVQMLEGKFTPGQLINFIENNNLSYKLEEKVFLTDVLQISKQNIEASFGEGYWIDHWTYNMDLIESYLDVYPEHMHQFLFEDKTYTFFDSPVMVQPRSEKYVLSKGKVRQYGAVIEDEEKMARQAIDIQDTNWLKTAHGNGDVYYTNLFAKLISLSLNKFATLDPAGIGVEMEANKPGWNDALNGLPGIFGSGVSETFELKRMVQFLLSAMSSNLEEDVRLPIEMAHLLTDVYQLLEKNSRGELSDFHYWDEVASLREDYRESIRFGIEGTEVIFSLQEIYKMYELFLRKIDAGITKAEQLGNGLYPTYITFEVEEYEVVTDNTGKEVLSHYGLPKVIVKKFKEPTPLPYFLEGPARAFKTLQNKEKAKDMYQAIKQTDLYDKEINMYKTSVSLEEESHEIGRIKAFTPGWLERESVFLHMTYKYLLALLKAELHEEYFAEMQDALIPFLDPSIYGRSTLENSSFIASACNPDPATHGRGFVARLSGSTAEFLSMWKIMMMGKKVFQMQEGQLTMMLSPVLPAWLFDGEGKVSFTFLGKTKVTYHNHNKKDTFGVDKAEVQSYQLFYQNGDEKVVKGRILQEEDARAVRDGEVKAISVTLG, from the coding sequence ATGTCTGTAAAACAGTACTCCTTTGATCAACAAAAAAGATTTGTGATTGAAAATTTTGATCAAGCTAACACATTTTCGAGTTTTTTACCGGGCATAGCAGGCGTACAGGGCGTTCCGATGTGGACCTTTTATGTAAATCGCGGTCAGGGTATTTGCAGTTTTGGGGTAAAAGATAAACATTCTCCAATTATGGAGTTCGCGCCTGCGAATATTGCGTATAAGACAGTTGCTACAAGTGGGTTTCGGACATTTATTAAATTTAAAAAAGACGGTGCAATGTACGAGCCGTTTCGTCCTGTTCAGGATGCACCGCATATAAAGCGAAGAATGTATATCGAGGCCAATCAAGTAAGTATTGAAGAGATTCACGAAGAATATGGTATACGCGTATTTGTTCAATATTTTCATATGCCCGAAGAGAATTTTGCTGGTCTAGTTCGTAAAGTAGCGATTACCAATTTAAATGAAGAGCCACTTGAAGTAGAAGTATTAGATGGGTTGCCGGAAATTCTGCCGTACGGCGTGACGAATGAAGCGTATAAAGAAGTCGGTAATCTTTTAAGAAGCTGGATGGAAGTATATAATCTGGAAAACCATGTCCCTTATTATCGAGTAAGAGCTAGTATTGGTGATGAAGCTGAAGTCAGCGAAGTGACAAGTGGCCACTTTTATCTATCATTTACGGGTGAAAAAGCACTCGTTTCGCCGATCGTGGATGCAGCTCTAATTTTCGGAAGCGACACATCTCTTCAACATCCAGAGGCGTTTTATACTAGTGATGTAAAGCAGTTGCAGCAGGCCAAACAAATCACAGCGAACAAGGTGCCGTGTGGCTTTACGCCTGTGCAAAAACAGATAGAAGCGCAAGAAACAATAAATATTTGTACAATAATTGGTCATGTAAAATCAATAGACATCATTCAGTCCCAGGTAGACAGGCTAGTTAGCTTAGATTTTATCGAGAAAAAGCAACAGATTGCTTTAGCATTGGTCAGAGAGCTTACCAATGCGATTGAGACAACCACATCTTCAGAACTCTTTGATGAATATTGCCGTCAAAGCTATCTTGATAACGTATTGCGCGGAGGTTATCCGTATATATTGGAAAATGGCAAAGAGGGATTTGTCTATCACTTATTTTCAAGAAAGCATGGTGACTTAGAGCGCGATTACAACTTTTTCACGATTGCTCCTGAGTACTATTCACAAGGAAACGGTAATTTCCGAGATGCGAATCAAAACAGAAGAAATGATATTTATTTTTCTCCGCAGGTGGGCAGCTTTAATGCCAAGATGTTTATGAGCTTAATTCAAGCAGATGGATATAATCCGTTGTCTGTTAAGGGATGCTCCTTTGAAGTAAGACAGGAAGAAAAAGGTGGCATAAGCGCGCTAGTAGAAAAGCATTTTCAGACCCATCGAGATGAATTGGTTCAAATGTTAGAAGGAAAGTTTACGCCAGGGCAGCTTATCAATTTCATTGAAAACAACAACCTTTCATATAAGCTAGAGGAGAAGGTCTTTCTTACAGATGTTTTACAAATATCCAAGCAAAATATTGAAGCTAGCTTTGGAGAAGGTTATTGGATTGACCACTGGACATATAATATGGATTTAATTGAAAGCTACCTAGATGTTTATCCGGAGCATATGCACCAGTTTCTATTTGAAGATAAGACCTATACATTCTTTGATAGTCCAGTAATGGTTCAGCCGCGAAGTGAAAAGTATGTGCTCTCAAAAGGGAAGGTAAGACAGTACGGGGCAGTTATAGAAGATGAAGAGAAAATGGCCCGTCAAGCGATAGATATTCAAGATACGAATTGGCTGAAGACAGCACATGGAAATGGTGACGTTTATTATACAAATCTATTTGCGAAGCTCATCTCACTATCGCTTAACAAATTTGCCACGTTAGACCCTGCGGGGATCGGTGTTGAAATGGAAGCAAATAAACCGGGATGGAATGATGCGCTAAACGGATTACCTGGTATTTTTGGCTCAGGCGTGAGTGAAACATTTGAATTAAAGCGTATGGTTCAATTTTTATTGTCTGCCATGTCATCTAATCTTGAAGAGGATGTACGTCTTCCTATTGAAATGGCTCATCTATTAACCGATGTGTATCAGCTACTAGAGAAAAATAGCAGGGGAGAATTGAGCGATTTTCATTATTGGGATGAAGTAGCGTCCTTGCGAGAGGATTACCGCGAAAGCATCCGCTTTGGAATAGAAGGAACAGAAGTCATATTCTCTTTACAAGAAATATACAAGATGTATGAGCTGTTTTTACGTAAAATTGATGCTGGTATCACGAAGGCGGAACAGCTTGGAAATGGATTATATCCAACCTATATTACATTTGAAGTAGAGGAATATGAAGTAGTCACAGACAATACAGGCAAAGAAGTTCTAAGTCATTATGGCTTGCCGAAGGTTATTGTCAAGAAATTCAAAGAGCCAACGCCGCTTCCATACTTCTTGGAGGGCCCTGCACGCGCCTTTAAAACGTTACAGAATAAAGAGAAGGCGAAGGATATGTATCAAGCTATCAAACAAACGGATTTATATGATAAAGAAATTAACATGTATAAAACATCTGTAAGTTTGGAAGAGGAATCGCACGAGATTGGCAGAATCAAGGCGTTTACGCCAGGCTGGCTTGAGCGGGAATCTGTTTTTCTTCATATGACATATAAATATTTACTTGCGCTTTTAAAAGCGGAATTGCATGAAGAATACTTTGCTGAAATGCAAGACGCTCTTATTCCGTTTCTTGACCCAAGCATTTATGGAAGAAGCACGCTGGAAAACTCTTCGTTTATTGCAAGTGCATGCAACCCAGACCCAGCTACACATGGCAGAGGTTTCGTCGCAAGGCTAAGTGGCTCTACGGCAGAATTTTTAAGTATGTGGAAGATCATGATGATGGGCAAAAAGGTGTTTCAGATGCAGGAAGGTCAGTTAACAATGATGCTATCTCCTGTATTACCTGCATGGCTGTTTGATGGCGAAGGAAAAGTATCCTTTACGTTCTTAGGGAAAACGAAGGTAACATATCATAACCATAACAAAAAGGACACGTTCGGTGTAGATAAAGCAGAAGTACAGTCGTATCAGCTGTTTTATCAAAATGGTGATGAAAAAGTAGTGAAAGGCCGTATCTTGCAAGAAGAGGATGCACGCGCGGTACGAGACGGGGAAGTGAAGGCGATTTCCGTTACTTTAGGATGA
- a CDS encoding GH1 family beta-glucosidase yields the protein MKKFSKDFIFGTATSSYQIEGAAAIDGRTPSIWDTFSRTPGKVNGGDTGDVACDHYHRMEEDIEILKTLGVDSYRFSIAWPRIFPQQGQYNPEGMAFYKKLVNRLVEENIQPLVTIYHWDMPQWADDQGGWVNRDSVEWFMEFAKKCFEELDASVAKWITHNEPWCAAMLGYHQGVHAPGHTNLEEALKAAHHILLSHGKAVQYYKETFGGKNEIGITLNLSPVYAAGENVNDYLAANNFDGYLNRWFLDPVFKGQYPIDMMNLFSKFVHTYDFIQDGDLDIISTPTDFFGINFYNRALMEFSAASEFLFKPAYSDYPKSGMGWDISPKEFKELIHRLRKEYTNLPIYITENGAAFDDVLEADGQVHDKNRVDYVEKHLTAVAELNEEGMNIAGYYLWSLLDNFEWAFGYEKRFGIVYVDFQTQNRYLKDSAKRYAEVIKRRSI from the coding sequence ATGAAGAAATTTTCAAAGGATTTTATTTTTGGTACAGCCACGTCTTCTTATCAAATTGAAGGAGCTGCCGCGATTGACGGAAGAACACCTTCTATATGGGACACGTTTTCTCGTACACCAGGTAAGGTAAACGGCGGAGATACCGGAGATGTTGCATGTGATCATTATCATCGCATGGAGGAGGATATCGAGATTCTAAAAACGCTCGGTGTAGATTCCTACCGTTTTTCCATTGCATGGCCAAGAATTTTTCCTCAGCAGGGGCAATATAATCCGGAAGGTATGGCTTTTTATAAAAAGCTTGTCAATCGATTAGTAGAAGAGAACATTCAGCCGTTGGTAACGATTTATCATTGGGATATGCCACAATGGGCGGACGACCAAGGAGGTTGGGTTAACCGTGATTCAGTTGAATGGTTTATGGAGTTTGCCAAGAAGTGCTTTGAAGAATTAGATGCTTCTGTAGCAAAGTGGATTACACATAATGAACCTTGGTGCGCAGCGATGCTAGGTTATCACCAAGGAGTACATGCGCCGGGACACACAAACCTTGAGGAAGCGTTAAAAGCAGCGCATCACATTTTATTATCACACGGTAAAGCTGTTCAATATTATAAAGAGACATTTGGCGGGAAAAATGAAATTGGTATCACGCTAAATTTATCACCGGTTTACGCTGCTGGTGAAAATGTGAATGATTACCTAGCGGCCAATAATTTCGATGGCTATTTAAACAGATGGTTTTTAGATCCTGTGTTTAAAGGTCAATATCCAATCGATATGATGAACCTATTCTCTAAGTTTGTACACACATATGACTTTATTCAAGATGGCGATCTAGATATCATCTCAACACCGACGGACTTTTTTGGTATTAACTTTTACAACCGTGCCTTAATGGAATTCTCCGCTGCATCAGAGTTTTTATTTAAGCCGGCGTATTCTGATTATCCGAAATCAGGTATGGGGTGGGATATTTCTCCAAAAGAGTTTAAGGAGCTTATCCATCGACTTCGTAAGGAATATACGAATCTTCCAATTTATATTACAGAAAACGGAGCCGCTTTTGATGATGTATTGGAAGCAGACGGTCAAGTGCATGATAAGAATCGCGTAGATTATGTGGAGAAGCATCTAACAGCTGTTGCTGAACTCAATGAGGAAGGCATGAATATAGCAGGATATTATTTATGGTCCCTATTAGATAATTTTGAATGGGCATTTGGTTATGAGAAGCGTTTCGGTATTGTATATGTTGATTTCCAAACTCAAAACCGCTATTTAAAGGATAGCGCTAAGCGGTATGCAGAAGTGATAAAACGTCGATCTATATAA
- a CDS encoding carbohydrate ABC transporter permease, protein MKNINYKGYYFVAPFFLVFLLFNIYPVLLTFYYTFTKYEGYGRPEFIGLENYIRVFSDTAFFEAFLNTLKIWGLNFFLQMGIALLLAALFSDLRFRIKGLGFFRAVFYLPNLITISSVAILFNVMLDWKYGSINQILLKLGLIVEPINWLNDPVASQVSVSLILTWMWFGYTFIVLMAGVSGISKEYYEAALIDGANRWQTFVNITLPLLKPILLYVLITSLIGGLQLFDLPMLLTDGLGAPEGSLNTMVLYLYNQAFRYNNYGYASTVAYALFLITVIFSAITFKSMYRDVKATKNGGK, encoded by the coding sequence ATGAAAAACATTAATTACAAAGGATATTACTTTGTAGCGCCATTCTTTTTAGTTTTCCTCCTCTTTAATATCTATCCGGTTCTCCTAACATTCTATTACACATTTACCAAATATGAAGGATACGGGAGGCCTGAATTTATTGGCTTAGAAAACTATATCCGTGTCTTTTCTGATACAGCTTTTTTTGAGGCATTCTTGAACACTTTGAAAATCTGGGGATTAAACTTCTTTTTACAGATGGGGATTGCACTGTTACTAGCAGCGTTATTCTCTGATTTACGTTTTAGAATCAAAGGGCTAGGGTTTTTTAGAGCAGTATTTTACTTACCAAATCTTATTACCATTAGTTCAGTGGCAATTTTATTCAATGTTATGCTCGACTGGAAATACGGTTCTATTAATCAAATTTTATTGAAATTAGGATTGATAGTTGAACCAATTAATTGGCTCAATGACCCTGTAGCATCGCAAGTATCTGTATCGTTGATTTTAACTTGGATGTGGTTTGGGTATACATTTATCGTATTAATGGCCGGTGTTTCAGGAATTTCAAAAGAGTATTATGAAGCAGCATTAATTGATGGAGCCAATCGTTGGCAGACATTTGTAAATATTACACTTCCATTATTAAAGCCGATTTTACTGTATGTATTAATCACATCATTAATCGGTGGTCTTCAATTATTTGATTTACCGATGTTGTTGACAGACGGACTTGGAGCGCCTGAAGGTTCATTGAACACAATGGTTTTATATTTGTACAATCAAGCATTCCGATACAATAATTACGGTTACGCATCAACAGTTGCTTATGCGCTATTCTTAATTACTGTCATATTCTCAGCGATTACATTTAAATCGATGTACCGCGATGTAAAAGCGACGAAGAATGGGGGGAAATAA
- a CDS encoding carbohydrate ABC transporter permease gives MKTKKSLTKIVIYTLLILLAVISIIPFYMMLVNGTRDNKDILMGFSLLPGSSLIENYKTMLEYANIWNGFKNSLIVSVSVTVLSGYFSALTAYGFAVYNFKGKKYLFLFMLIMMMVPGQLGLIGFYELNKVLGTLDTYIPLIVPAIASPFVVFFLRQYLATTLHPSLLEAARMDGAGELKIFHTVALPMMMPAVATMSIFTFIGSWNNYIVPLVVLFSPEKYTLPVLMGFLKGSQVAQNLGSLYLGIAISVVPIMVAFLFFSKYIISSISAGSIKG, from the coding sequence ATGAAAACGAAAAAGAGTCTTACAAAAATAGTTATTTATACGCTATTGATTCTTCTAGCTGTAATTAGCATCATCCCGTTCTACATGATGCTAGTGAATGGGACAAGAGATAATAAAGATATTCTCATGGGATTCAGCCTTTTACCAGGAAGCAGCCTGATAGAAAACTATAAGACGATGCTTGAATATGCAAACATATGGAACGGATTTAAAAACAGTTTAATTGTATCTGTATCCGTTACGGTCTTAAGCGGTTACTTTTCTGCATTAACTGCTTATGGTTTTGCGGTATATAACTTTAAAGGTAAAAAATATTTGTTCCTATTCATGCTTATTATGATGATGGTTCCAGGGCAGTTGGGACTTATCGGGTTTTATGAGCTGAATAAAGTACTTGGAACATTGGATACGTATATCCCGTTAATTGTTCCGGCAATTGCGAGTCCGTTTGTTGTGTTCTTTTTACGTCAGTATTTAGCTACAACGCTTCATCCGTCTCTATTAGAGGCTGCAAGAATGGATGGTGCTGGAGAATTGAAGATTTTCCATACAGTTGCATTGCCAATGATGATGCCTGCAGTAGCGACCATGTCTATCTTTACGTTTATCGGATCATGGAATAACTATATTGTGCCGCTTGTTGTCTTATTCTCTCCAGAGAAATATACGTTACCTGTGTTAATGGGCTTCCTAAAAGGTTCTCAAGTCGCCCAAAATCTAGGTTCGTTATATTTAGGGATTGCTATATCTGTTGTACCAATTATGGTCGCATTCCTATTTTTCTCTAAATATATTATTAGCAGTATATCAGCAGGATCTATTAAAGGATAA